A segment of the Nitrospirae bacterium CG2_30_53_67 genome:
AAAGGAAGGGCCCCAGTCTTATCAATTATGCTTGGAGATTTACAAATTGCGAATTGGAGACACAAGTATTACTCGCTGGAGATCTTGGTTATATCAGGGATGAGAAGTTAAAGAGACTTAAGAGTGATATCGAGGAGGTTGAGCGGATGCTCAAGGCACTGATCAAATCACTGGAAAACAAACACTTGACCCCTTGAACCCTGGAATCCTCGAACCCTTTTTACCCACTCGATGGGAGAAGAACCAAAAATATAAAGATCAAAAATCAAAATGATAAAAAATTCAGCAATCAAAACCCTGATTATCGGCGGAAGCGGGGCCTATGAGATTCCGGTGGAAAAATTCGGCCGGGAGAAAGAGACCGTAACCTTAAAGACACCTTACGGCCAGGCCTCTCCCATCCGTGTCCTGGAGATAGAGGGAGCCAAAGTCGGATTCCTCTCGCGTCATGGGGTCACCGGATACCACCTCACCGCGCCGTATATCAACTACCGAGCGAACATTTACGCCGCCAAGGAATTGGGGGCTGAACGGATCCTGTCATGGTCCGGGCCCGGGGCCATGCATGAGACCTATCACCCCGGAGACCTCGTCCTTCCGGACGATCTCATCGACCTCACACGGCAGCGCATCTCAACCTTTTTCCAGGGAAAAGGGATCGGTTTCATCCGGCAGAGCCCGGTCTTCTGCCCGGAAATCCATCTCTCGTTTCAAAATGCATTAAAAGAGCTCGGCCTTCCTTGCCGTCCCAAAGGGACTTACGTCTGTACCGAAGGACCGAGGCTGGAGACGCCGGCTGAGATCCGTTACATGAAGCAGATGGGAGGAGACTTGGTGGGCATGACCCTGGTCCCGGAGTCATTCCTGGCCCGTGAGCTTGAAATCTGTTACGCCCCGATCTGCTATATCTCCAATTATGCCGA
Coding sequences within it:
- a CDS encoding phosphorylase; translated protein: MIKNSAIKTLIIGGSGAYEIPVEKFGREKETVTLKTPYGQASPIRVLEIEGAKVGFLSRHGVTGYHLTAPYINYRANIYAAKELGAERILSWSGPGAMHETYHPGDLVLPDDLIDLTRQRISTFFQGKGIGFIRQSPVFCPEIHLSFQNALKELGLPCRPKGTYVCTEGPRLETPAEIRYMKQMGGDLVGMTLVPESFLARELEICYAPICYISNYAEGVRPLPYEKGILFEGTLPAKDREKVKQTLSLFPEIIRKTLDHLETLKHKCPCRDAMLRYKLRGDIQEDWHTWIG